In the genome of Bradyrhizobium arachidis, one region contains:
- the mutY gene encoding A/G-specific adenine glycosylase — translation MSSRSARKPKPEPSPPETTSRPLALLQWYDRHRRRLPWRAPPGEASEPYRVWLSEIMLQQTTVKAVGPYFEKFVARWPDVTALGSASQDDVLRMWAGLGYYSRARNLYACAVAVTREHGGVFPDTEEGLRALPGIGPYTAAAIAAIAFDRRTMPVDGNIERVVSRLFAVEEELPQAKPLIQQLAATLLADTRAGDSAQALMDLGASICTPKKPACSLCPLNDDCTARAQGTQETFPRKAPKKSGTLRRGAAFVVTRGDELLVRSRPEKGLLGGMTEVPGSDWLAGQEDATAKQQAPELKGLSRWQRKVGVVTHVFTHFPLELVVYTAKAEARTRAPEGMRWVPIATLAGEALPNVMRKVIAHALD, via the coding sequence ATGAGCTCCAGATCCGCCCGCAAGCCGAAGCCGGAACCTTCCCCGCCGGAGACCACATCGCGTCCGCTCGCGCTCCTCCAATGGTACGATCGCCATCGCCGCCGGCTGCCCTGGCGCGCCCCGCCCGGCGAGGCATCGGAGCCCTACCGCGTCTGGCTGTCGGAGATCATGTTGCAGCAGACCACGGTGAAGGCGGTCGGGCCTTACTTCGAAAAATTCGTCGCGCGCTGGCCTGACGTCACGGCGCTCGGGAGCGCTTCGCAGGACGACGTGCTGCGGATGTGGGCCGGGCTCGGTTATTATTCGCGCGCGCGAAATCTTTACGCCTGCGCGGTCGCCGTGACGCGCGAGCATGGTGGTGTCTTCCCCGACACCGAGGAAGGCCTGCGGGCACTGCCAGGCATAGGGCCCTACACGGCAGCTGCGATCGCCGCGATCGCGTTCGACCGCCGCACCATGCCGGTCGACGGCAATATCGAGCGCGTGGTGTCGCGGCTCTTTGCGGTTGAAGAAGAGCTCCCGCAGGCAAAGCCCCTGATCCAGCAGTTGGCGGCGACGCTTCTGGCCGACACCCGGGCCGGCGACAGCGCGCAGGCGCTGATGGATCTCGGCGCCTCGATCTGCACGCCGAAGAAGCCGGCCTGCTCGCTGTGTCCGCTGAATGACGACTGCACCGCGCGTGCGCAGGGCACGCAGGAAACGTTCCCGCGCAAGGCGCCGAAGAAGAGTGGGACGCTACGGCGTGGCGCAGCCTTCGTCGTCACGCGCGGCGACGAGCTGCTTGTCCGCTCGAGGCCCGAAAAGGGCCTGCTCGGCGGCATGACGGAAGTGCCGGGCTCGGACTGGCTGGCCGGCCAGGAGGATGCGACGGCGAAGCAGCAGGCGCCGGAACTGAAGGGGCTGTCGCGCTGGCAGCGCAAGGTGGGCGTCGTCACCCACGTCTTCACGCATTTTCCGCTGGAGCTGGTGGTCTACACGGCGAAGGCGGAGGCGCGCACGCGCGCGCCCGAGGGCATGCGCTGGGTGCCGATCGCAACCCTTGCCGGCGAGGCGCTGCCCAATGTCATGCGCAAGGTGATCGCGCACGCGCTCGACTGA
- a CDS encoding sensor domain-containing diguanylate cyclase, translating to MRALLQQAASRLHAIEDRLTVRTQIAAAVAAMSIVLVGTLAAGAALISYRNTAALIESSLAGIASSTSARLDRFMATRQQEMKLFAELQPMQRLWQGNPDELRSALEALQHSFDFTWIGFADVDGNVVASTGGLLQGQSVASRPWFKQGLERVAVGDVHEAMLLASLLTQRANNEPYRFVDIAVPVRDASGKLLGVLGGHLDWNWASNLIKDVEANDGNTDTQLSILSKGGVVLIGPQKETTRYAGDELAGILNARDGTFRETTDGRQMLTAFHVGRGYRDYQGLNWIVTASQPASVALAAAISSAQAILAIGGVTALIALSLAVLVARRIAGPIIAITQEADRIGRAHGPTMLARQSGSAEVVQLSRALRSLIRRIGLAEERTKEAELRATENAMQLQEDMLKLRQLADTDFMTGLMNRRSFLAVADDAVAFCRRYKRNMATLMIDIDHFKKINDTHGHAAGDDAIKRVAEIVSQSIRTTDKAARFGGEEFVVLLREIDQETAILLADRIRTSIESATVRHGDTVIPITVSVGLALFDDSDRDVQDVIERADQGLYVAKKTGRNRTFLMPAEDERAARAA from the coding sequence ATGCGAGCCCTCTTGCAGCAGGCAGCCAGCCGCCTGCATGCGATCGAAGATCGACTGACGGTACGGACGCAGATCGCCGCGGCCGTCGCCGCGATGTCCATCGTGCTGGTGGGCACGCTGGCAGCCGGCGCAGCCCTCATCAGCTACCGAAATACAGCCGCCCTGATCGAGAGCAGCCTCGCCGGGATCGCATCCAGCACCTCGGCCAGGCTCGATCGCTTCATGGCGACGCGGCAGCAGGAGATGAAGCTGTTCGCGGAGCTCCAGCCGATGCAGCGGCTGTGGCAGGGCAACCCCGATGAACTGCGCAGCGCGCTCGAGGCGCTGCAGCATTCGTTCGATTTCACCTGGATCGGCTTCGCCGACGTCGACGGCAACGTCGTCGCCTCGACCGGTGGCCTGCTGCAAGGCCAGTCCGTCGCCTCGCGGCCCTGGTTCAAGCAGGGCCTCGAACGGGTCGCCGTCGGCGACGTGCACGAGGCCATGCTGCTGGCCTCACTGCTGACGCAGCGCGCCAATAACGAGCCCTATCGCTTCGTCGACATCGCCGTCCCCGTCCGCGACGCCTCCGGCAAGCTGCTTGGCGTGCTCGGCGGTCATCTGGACTGGAATTGGGCTTCCAACCTGATCAAGGACGTCGAAGCCAATGACGGCAACACCGACACGCAGCTTTCGATCCTGAGCAAGGGTGGCGTCGTCCTAATCGGACCGCAGAAGGAAACGACGCGTTATGCCGGCGACGAACTCGCCGGCATCCTGAATGCCCGCGACGGCACCTTCCGCGAAACGACTGACGGGCGGCAGATGCTGACCGCGTTCCACGTCGGCCGCGGCTATCGCGACTATCAGGGCCTGAACTGGATCGTCACCGCAAGCCAGCCGGCGAGCGTGGCACTGGCCGCCGCGATCTCGTCGGCGCAGGCGATTCTGGCGATCGGCGGCGTCACCGCCCTCATCGCGTTGTCGCTGGCCGTGCTGGTCGCACGCCGGATCGCAGGCCCGATCATCGCCATCACGCAGGAAGCCGACCGTATCGGGCGCGCCCATGGCCCGACCATGCTGGCGCGACAGAGCGGCTCGGCCGAAGTCGTGCAGCTCTCTCGCGCGCTGCGCTCGCTGATCCGCCGCATCGGCCTCGCCGAGGAGCGCACCAAGGAAGCCGAGTTGCGCGCCACGGAGAACGCGATGCAGCTTCAGGAGGACATGCTGAAGCTGCGCCAGCTCGCCGACACCGATTTCATGACCGGCCTGATGAACCGCCGCTCCTTCCTCGCCGTCGCCGACGATGCCGTCGCGTTCTGCCGCCGCTACAAGCGCAACATGGCGACGCTGATGATCGACATCGATCATTTCAAGAAGATCAACGATACCCACGGTCACGCTGCCGGCGACGACGCCATCAAGCGCGTCGCCGAGATCGTCAGCCAGTCGATCCGCACCACCGACAAGGCCGCCCGCTTCGGCGGCGAGGAGTTCGTGGTGCTGCTGCGCGAGATCGACCAGGAGACCGCCATCCTGCTCGCCGATCGCATCAGGACATCGATCGAGAGCGCCACGGTGCGCCACGGCGACACCGTCATTCCCATCACCGTCTCGGTCGGCCTCGCGCTGTTCGACGACAGCGACCGCGACGTGCAGGACGTGATCGAGCGCGCCGACCAGGGCCTCTATGTCGCCAAGAAGACCGGGCGCAACCGCACCTTCTTGATGCCGGCCGAAGACGAGCGCGCGGCACGCGCGGCCTGA
- a CDS encoding PaaI family thioesterase, protein MVKTALDNFPRPPCAELLGWHLLDARPEEGWIKLAFDGKPEFCNPAGFIQGGMLSAMLDDTMGPAVLVMSEGRLYTTTISMTVNFLAPAKPGPIIGEAKVTQLGKTIAFVEGKLTAADGTVLATASASERLLEAARVVK, encoded by the coding sequence ATGGTCAAGACCGCGCTCGACAACTTTCCAAGGCCGCCCTGCGCCGAGCTGTTGGGATGGCATCTGCTCGACGCCCGCCCCGAGGAGGGCTGGATCAAGCTCGCCTTCGACGGCAAGCCGGAGTTCTGCAATCCCGCGGGCTTCATCCAGGGCGGCATGCTCTCGGCCATGCTCGACGACACCATGGGCCCGGCGGTGCTGGTGATGAGCGAGGGGCGGCTCTACACCACCACCATCAGCATGACCGTGAACTTCTTGGCGCCGGCAAAGCCCGGGCCGATCATTGGCGAAGCCAAGGTGACGCAGCTCGGGAAGACCATTGCGTTCGTCGAGGGCAAGCTGACGGCGGCGGACGGCACCGTGCTGGCGACGGCGAGCGCGAGCGAGCGGTTGCTGGAAGCGGCGAGGGTGGTGAAGTAA
- a CDS encoding flavin-dependent oxidoreductase, which yields MTVLIAGGGIGGLTLALSLHQIGVPVKVFESVAELKPLGVGINVLPHAVRELIELGLMDKLDASGVRTRELAYFSKHGKPIWSEPRGLEAGYKWPQFSIHRGTLQQLLLDTAVERLGRDNILTSHHLTGWTETANGVRADFIDRATGKAAGSYDGAIMIAADGIHSAAREKLYPNEGPPIWNGRILWRGVTPSKAFLTGRTMIMAGHEILKFVCYPISKEPDASGNHLINWVAERHMPPTYQWRREDYNRTARLEEFLPWFESWQFDWLDVPGLIRNCPHAYEYPLVDRDPVSQWTFGKVTLMGDAAHPMYPIGSNGASQAILDARVITREILAHGPTQAALLAYEAERRPATTDLVLLNRKNGPEQVMQLVEERAPDGYKVVTDVLSQKELEDIAANYKRVAGFQVEALNAKPPIVSKDARAG from the coding sequence ATGACGGTACTCATCGCCGGTGGCGGCATCGGCGGGCTGACGCTGGCGCTCAGCCTGCATCAGATCGGCGTTCCCGTAAAAGTGTTCGAGAGCGTCGCGGAACTGAAGCCGCTCGGCGTCGGCATCAACGTGCTGCCGCATGCGGTCCGCGAGCTGATCGAGCTCGGGCTGATGGACAAGCTGGATGCCAGCGGCGTGCGGACCCGCGAACTCGCCTATTTCTCCAAGCACGGCAAGCCGATCTGGAGCGAGCCGCGCGGGCTGGAAGCCGGCTACAAATGGCCGCAATTCTCGATCCATCGCGGCACGCTGCAGCAGCTCCTGCTCGACACGGCGGTCGAGCGGCTCGGCCGCGACAACATTTTGACCAGCCATCATCTGACCGGCTGGACCGAAACGGCGAACGGTGTGCGCGCCGACTTCATCGACCGGGCGACCGGCAAGGCCGCTGGCAGTTACGATGGCGCGATCATGATCGCCGCCGACGGCATCCATTCCGCCGCGCGAGAAAAGCTCTATCCGAACGAGGGCCCGCCGATCTGGAACGGCCGCATTCTCTGGCGCGGCGTCACGCCATCAAAGGCGTTCCTCACCGGCCGTACCATGATCATGGCCGGCCACGAAATCCTGAAATTCGTCTGCTATCCCATTTCGAAAGAGCCGGACGCATCCGGCAACCATCTGATCAACTGGGTCGCCGAGCGCCACATGCCGCCGACCTATCAATGGCGGCGCGAGGACTATAACCGCACCGCGCGGCTCGAAGAATTCCTGCCCTGGTTCGAGAGCTGGCAGTTCGACTGGCTCGACGTGCCCGGCCTGATCAGGAACTGCCCGCACGCCTATGAATATCCGCTGGTCGACCGCGATCCGGTGTCGCAATGGACCTTCGGCAAGGTCACGCTGATGGGCGATGCCGCACACCCGATGTATCCGATCGGCTCGAACGGCGCCTCGCAGGCGATCCTCGATGCCCGCGTCATCACCCGCGAGATTTTGGCGCACGGCCCGACACAGGCCGCGCTGCTCGCCTATGAGGCCGAGCGGAGACCCGCAACCACCGACCTCGTCCTGCTCAACCGCAAGAACGGTCCCGAGCAGGTGATGCAGCTCGTCGAGGAGCGCGCGCCTGACGGTTACAAGGTGGTCACTGACGTGCTGTCGCAAAAGGAGCTGGAAGACATCGCCGCCAACTACAAGCGCGTCGCGGGTTTCCAGGTCGAGGCGCTGAATGCGAAGCCGCCGATCGTGAGCAAGGACGCGCGCGCGGGTTAG
- a CDS encoding glutathione S-transferase family protein, whose amino-acid sequence MLKLYYATGTCALATYMTLEEAGADYTAERLSFKDNQQNSPDYLAINPKGRVPALVTDRGVLTETPAMLAYIAQTFPKAKLAPLDDPFDFAQVQSFNSYLCSTVHINHAHKMRGARWATQETSFADMKAKVPQTMGACFKLIEDKMFRGPWVMGDQFTICDPYLHTLSHWLEGDSVDISATPKIADHFKRMSDRPAIRKVMDAQKA is encoded by the coding sequence ATGCTCAAGCTCTACTACGCCACCGGCACCTGCGCGCTCGCCACCTATATGACCCTGGAGGAGGCCGGCGCCGACTACACGGCTGAACGGCTGAGCTTCAAGGACAACCAGCAGAACAGCCCTGACTATCTCGCGATCAATCCGAAGGGCCGCGTGCCGGCACTGGTGACCGATCGCGGCGTCCTCACCGAGACGCCGGCGATGCTCGCTTATATCGCGCAAACCTTCCCCAAGGCGAAGCTTGCGCCGCTCGACGATCCCTTCGACTTCGCGCAGGTGCAGTCGTTCAACTCCTATCTCTGCTCGACCGTGCACATCAACCATGCCCACAAGATGCGCGGCGCGCGCTGGGCGACGCAGGAGACCTCGTTTGCGGACATGAAGGCGAAGGTCCCGCAGACCATGGGCGCCTGCTTCAAGCTGATCGAAGACAAGATGTTCAGGGGGCCCTGGGTGATGGGTGATCAGTTCACGATCTGCGATCCCTATCTCCACACGCTCTCGCACTGGCTCGAAGGCGACAGCGTCGACATCAGCGCGACGCCGAAGATCGCGGATCATTTCAAGCGCATGTCCGATCGCCCGGCGATCCGCAAGGTGATGGACGCGCAGAAGGCGTAG
- a CDS encoding LysR family transcriptional regulator, producing the protein MNLNSLDLNLLTALDALLREANVSRAAMRMGLSQPAASHALQRLRDIFGDPLLVRTGARMELTPRAQALRAPLAQALDQVRGLFLPEDFDAARSERQFRLMMPDLAVELLMPPLMEKVTRLAPNVRIDVVPWRGPAIFHAEFARTIDLVISIGNAFKGFHRQLLYTDSDALAVRRGHPMAAKLKRREAFLAARHVGVIIRGNAEDLIDTWLHSKGIERHISLVVSGYLEALHVAARTDLVAFVPRRLIAALSKQLGLVAVTPPFDPGIDEQFMFYPTRAQMDPGSIWLRRLMLETGRELEQAKRKLP; encoded by the coding sequence ATGAATTTGAATTCGCTTGACCTCAATCTCCTGACCGCGCTCGACGCGCTGCTGCGCGAGGCCAATGTCAGCCGCGCCGCGATGAGGATGGGCCTGTCGCAGCCGGCGGCGAGCCACGCACTGCAGCGCCTGCGCGACATCTTCGGCGATCCGCTGCTGGTGCGGACCGGCGCGCGGATGGAGCTGACGCCGCGGGCACAGGCGCTCCGCGCGCCACTGGCGCAGGCGCTCGACCAGGTCCGCGGCCTGTTCCTGCCGGAGGACTTTGATGCCGCGCGCAGTGAGCGGCAATTCCGCCTGATGATGCCGGATCTGGCGGTCGAGCTGCTGATGCCGCCTTTGATGGAGAAGGTGACGCGCCTTGCGCCCAACGTCCGCATCGACGTCGTGCCGTGGCGGGGGCCGGCGATCTTCCACGCCGAGTTTGCCCGCACCATCGACCTCGTGATCTCGATCGGCAACGCCTTCAAGGGGTTTCACCGCCAGCTGCTCTACACCGATAGCGACGCCCTGGCGGTGCGGCGCGGCCATCCGATGGCTGCGAAGCTGAAGCGGCGTGAGGCATTCCTGGCCGCGCGCCATGTCGGCGTGATCATTCGCGGCAATGCAGAGGATCTCATCGACACCTGGCTGCACAGCAAAGGCATCGAGCGGCATATCTCGCTGGTGGTGTCGGGCTATCTCGAAGCGCTGCACGTCGCGGCGCGAACCGACCTCGTTGCCTTCGTGCCGCGCCGGCTGATCGCGGCGCTGTCCAAGCAGCTCGGCCTCGTCGCGGTGACGCCGCCGTTCGACCCTGGGATCGACGAGCAGTTCATGTTCTATCCGACCCGCGCGCAGATGGATCCGGGCTCGATCTGGCTGCGGCGGCTGATGCTGGAGACGGGACGGGAGCTGGAGCAAGCCAAGCGCAAGCTGCCGTAG
- a CDS encoding nuclear transport factor 2 family protein, with protein sequence MSASANKKLMQDIFAAAANPDPAVRDRALFTASLADDARWVVTGQYSWSRTFTGKEAILNDLHGYVRTRLRDRTRTVAHRFIADGDVVVVEAKGDNVTPEGVRYDNDYCLVFQFEEGKIKEIREYCDSVLTEKALGPFPQTGVRAAS encoded by the coding sequence ATGAGCGCGAGCGCCAACAAGAAACTGATGCAGGATATTTTCGCCGCCGCCGCCAATCCGGATCCGGCCGTGCGCGATCGCGCCCTGTTCACCGCAAGCCTTGCCGACGATGCCAGATGGGTCGTGACCGGCCAGTATTCCTGGTCGCGCACCTTCACCGGCAAGGAGGCGATCCTCAACGATCTGCACGGCTATGTGCGCACCCGCCTGCGCGATCGCACGCGTACCGTCGCACATCGCTTTATCGCCGACGGCGACGTCGTCGTGGTCGAAGCCAAGGGCGACAACGTCACGCCCGAGGGCGTGCGCTACGACAACGACTATTGTCTCGTGTTTCAGTTCGAGGAGGGCAAGATCAAGGAGATCCGGGAATACTGCGACTCCGTCCTGACCGAGAAGGCGCTGGGTCCTTTTCCGCAGACGGGTGTGAGGGCCGCGAGCTGA
- a CDS encoding DUF1127 domain-containing protein, with the protein MNDVASASRFHPSQPSIVVRAWRMLVDIMRIRRERSRAWYQLAAMTERELQDCGMTRSEIAYELKKPIRRK; encoded by the coding sequence TTGAACGACGTCGCGTCCGCCAGCCGGTTCCATCCGTCACAGCCATCGATTGTCGTGCGAGCATGGCGGATGCTGGTGGACATCATGCGTATCAGGCGGGAGCGGTCCCGGGCCTGGTATCAGCTCGCTGCCATGACCGAACGGGAGCTTCAGGACTGCGGCATGACCCGGTCGGAGATTGCCTATGAGCTGAAGAAGCCCATTCGGCGGAAATAG
- a CDS encoding biliverdin-producing heme oxygenase, protein MRDSTASAHRELDAQLSAFDLTVFSGYRRFLQASAAALLPLETALVEAGIARLFPDWPERSRSAAIVADLGRLGSAVPFTVSVPALTRSGMLGTMYVLEGSRLGAKFLLKTVADAADPRLGEAAAYLNHGTGKRLWQSFLAKLASEEGCEEDEAIDFARIAFAAFERAADRA, encoded by the coding sequence TTGAGGGACTCAACCGCGTCGGCGCATCGGGAGCTCGATGCGCAGCTGTCTGCGTTCGACCTCACCGTGTTTTCCGGCTACCGCCGCTTTCTGCAAGCGAGCGCCGCCGCCCTGCTGCCGCTCGAAACCGCGCTGGTCGAGGCCGGCATCGCAAGACTATTTCCGGACTGGCCGGAGCGGTCGCGCAGTGCCGCGATTGTCGCCGACCTCGGCCGCCTCGGCAGCGCCGTGCCGTTCACTGTCTCCGTGCCGGCGCTGACGCGCAGCGGCATGCTCGGCACGATGTATGTGCTCGAGGGCTCCCGGCTCGGCGCGAAATTCCTGCTCAAGACGGTCGCGGACGCGGCCGATCCGCGCCTCGGTGAGGCGGCCGCCTATCTCAATCATGGCACGGGCAAGCGGCTTTGGCAGAGCTTTCTGGCGAAGCTCGCGAGCGAGGAGGGTTGCGAGGAGGACGAGGCGATCGATTTCGCCCGCATCGCCTTCGCCGCGTTCGAGCGAGCGGCGGACCGCGCATGA
- a CDS encoding HWE histidine kinase domain-containing protein gives MNEAVNLTNCDREPIHIPGSVQPYGFLLTVLSDFTICMVSENVGGFLGIDVADLLRQPLSSIFTQGAVDTIRSRVDHLSGPDATERLFGLELQAGKPPYDVSIHFSAAYLVIEAEPSVNEPGVNSGELVRLMLERIRKTRSMSELAREAARQLKVLTGFDRVMVYQFHPDGSGEVIAEAAETGLESFLGLHYPASDIPKQARILYQRNWLRIIADIDAGPAALVSTATHNAGLLDLSMSVLRSVSPIHIEYLRNMGVAASMSVSILRDGKLWGLFACHHYAPRYISFEKRTAAELFGQMFSWIVEGREREGDVAYETRAHQVQERLIETAASHEHSRRAIFDFLGDYRQMIDCDGVAVWSDNKIALQGEAPTEDEVKDLVAFINRTSPGRIFASAEIAKVYAAGQAFRDRAAGFLAIPISRTPRDCLIFFRREVTRSVNWAGAADKVYDEGPNGPRLTPRKSFELWQETVAGQSKPWSAADIRIAESLRVTLLEVILQLSDLAARERRGAQERQELMIAELNHRVRNILSLVRALVAQSKDTATNVEEFAGVLGGRIQALARAHDQITNLNWAPVALRTLVESEAGAYLGARAGRVKMGGPDVALDPKAFATLALVVHEMMTNSAKYGALADSTGSVEVVWRLDPSSSLVIEWKESGGPPVQPPSRRGFGTTIIERSVPFDLKGDAEIRFDLLGVQAKFVIPPNFVQLVPSIAGAAMRIEEQQSTRPRISDTALIVEDNLIIAMAAEVILLDLGARHVDTAATVDQALRSIERTRPSFALLDLNLGNETSIKVAQKLKEIGVPFIFATGYGERAPIPEQLASAPVVQKPYTLEVVEHALGKLQQANA, from the coding sequence ATGAACGAGGCCGTCAATCTCACCAATTGCGATCGCGAGCCGATCCACATTCCCGGCAGCGTGCAGCCCTACGGCTTCCTGCTTACGGTGCTCTCCGATTTCACGATCTGCATGGTCTCGGAGAATGTGGGCGGCTTTCTCGGGATTGACGTCGCCGACCTGCTCCGGCAGCCGCTGTCGAGCATCTTCACGCAAGGCGCGGTCGACACCATCCGCAGCCGGGTCGATCATCTGAGCGGTCCCGATGCGACGGAGCGTCTGTTCGGCCTCGAGCTCCAGGCCGGCAAGCCGCCTTATGACGTCTCCATTCACTTCTCCGCCGCCTATCTCGTGATCGAGGCGGAGCCGAGTGTGAATGAGCCCGGTGTCAATTCCGGCGAACTCGTCCGCCTGATGCTGGAGCGCATCCGCAAGACGCGCAGCATGAGCGAGCTCGCCCGCGAGGCGGCGCGCCAGCTCAAGGTGCTGACCGGCTTCGACCGCGTCATGGTCTACCAGTTCCACCCGGATGGATCGGGCGAGGTCATCGCCGAGGCCGCGGAGACCGGCCTCGAATCCTTCCTCGGCCTGCATTATCCGGCGTCCGACATCCCCAAGCAGGCCCGCATCCTCTATCAGCGCAACTGGCTGCGCATCATCGCGGACATCGATGCGGGGCCCGCCGCGCTGGTCTCGACCGCTACGCACAATGCCGGGCTGCTCGATCTCTCCATGAGCGTGCTGCGCTCGGTGTCGCCGATCCACATCGAGTATCTGCGCAACATGGGCGTCGCGGCCTCGATGTCGGTGTCGATCCTGCGCGACGGCAAGCTATGGGGTCTGTTCGCCTGCCACCATTATGCGCCGCGCTACATCTCGTTCGAGAAGCGCACCGCGGCCGAGCTGTTCGGCCAGATGTTCTCCTGGATTGTCGAGGGCCGCGAGCGCGAGGGCGACGTCGCCTACGAGACCCGCGCCCACCAGGTTCAGGAGCGGCTGATCGAGACCGCGGCCTCGCACGAGCATAGCCGCCGTGCGATCTTCGACTTCCTGGGCGACTACCGGCAAATGATCGACTGCGACGGCGTTGCGGTCTGGTCCGACAACAAGATCGCGCTCCAGGGCGAGGCGCCGACCGAGGACGAGGTGAAGGACCTCGTCGCCTTCATCAACCGGACCTCGCCGGGGCGGATTTTCGCCAGCGCCGAGATCGCCAAGGTCTACGCCGCCGGCCAAGCCTTCCGGGACCGTGCGGCGGGCTTTCTCGCCATCCCGATCTCGCGCACCCCGCGCGATTGCCTGATCTTCTTCCGCCGCGAGGTCACGCGGTCCGTGAACTGGGCCGGCGCAGCCGACAAGGTCTACGATGAGGGGCCGAATGGGCCGCGCCTGACGCCGCGCAAGAGCTTCGAGCTCTGGCAGGAGACGGTGGCGGGGCAGTCGAAGCCGTGGTCGGCGGCCGATATCCGCATCGCCGAGAGCCTGCGCGTGACGCTGCTCGAGGTGATCCTGCAACTGTCCGACCTTGCCGCCCGCGAGCGCCGCGGCGCCCAGGAGCGGCAGGAGCTGATGATCGCCGAGCTCAATCACCGCGTCCGCAACATTCTCAGTCTGGTTCGCGCCCTGGTCGCCCAGAGCAAGGACACCGCTACCAATGTCGAGGAATTCGCCGGCGTGCTCGGCGGCCGCATCCAGGCGCTGGCGCGCGCCCATGACCAGATCACCAATCTGAACTGGGCGCCGGTCGCGCTCCGCACCCTGGTCGAATCCGAGGCTGGAGCCTATCTCGGCGCGCGCGCCGGGCGCGTGAAGATGGGTGGCCCGGACGTGGCGCTCGATCCCAAGGCGTTCGCAACGCTGGCGCTTGTCGTGCACGAGATGATGACCAACTCCGCCAAATACGGCGCGCTGGCCGATTCCACCGGCAGCGTCGAGGTGGTCTGGCGCCTCGATCCATCCTCCAGCCTCGTGATCGAATGGAAGGAGAGCGGCGGGCCGCCGGTGCAGCCGCCGTCGCGGCGCGGCTTCGGGACCACCATCATCGAACGGTCGGTGCCGTTCGATCTCAAGGGCGATGCCGAGATTCGCTTCGACCTGCTGGGCGTGCAGGCGAAGTTCGTCATTCCGCCCAATTTCGTCCAACTCGTACCGTCCATCGCGGGAGCCGCCATGCGCATCGAAGAGCAGCAATCCACCCGCCCCAGGATTTCCGACACGGCGCTGATCGTCGAAGACAATCTGATCATCGCCATGGCCGCCGAGGTCATCCTGCTCGATCTCGGCGCCCGCCACGTCGACACCGCCGCGACTGTCGACCAGGCGCTGCGCTCGATCGAGCGCACCCGGCCGAGCTTTGCCCTGCTCGATCTCAATCTCGGCAACGAGACCAGCATCAAGGTGGCGCAGAAGCTGAAGGAGATCGGCGTGCCCTTCATTTTTGCGACGGGATACGGCGAACGCGCGCCGATCCCGGAGCAGCTGGCATCGGCGCCGGTGGTTCAGAAGCCCTACACGCTGGAAGTTGTCGAGCACGCGCTCGGCAAATTGCAGCAGGCGAACGCCTGA